In Zalophus californianus isolate mZalCal1 chromosome 17, mZalCal1.pri.v2, whole genome shotgun sequence, one DNA window encodes the following:
- the FFAR3 gene encoding LOW QUALITY PROTEIN: free fatty acid receptor 3 (The sequence of the model RefSeq protein was modified relative to this genomic sequence to represent the inferred CDS: deleted 2 bases in 1 codon): MERTEPGRRLHPSWREERRPGARSQKEVASTMGTSPNLSFFPGDHWLYFSVYLFTFLVGLPLNVMALVIFVGKLRRRPVAVDVLLLNLTLSDLLLLLFLPFRMVEAANDMRWPLPFIFCPLSGFLFFTTIYLTSLFLAAVSIERFLSVAYPLWYKARPRPGQAGLVSGACWLLASAHCSVVYIIEFSGNSSYSQTINSTCYLEFQENQLAILLPVRLEMAVVLFGVPLLITSYCYGHLIWVLSKGASYRRWRRVVGLVAATLLNFLVCFGPYNVSHVVGYIQGKSPAWRSYVLLLSTLNSCVDPLVYYFSSSGFQADFHGLLRRLTGGWGPWRQEGSVKLKEKNEEGQPQELSDIENK; this comes from the exons TGGCCAGCACCATGGGCACAAGCCCGAACTTATCCTTCTTCCCCGGCGATCACTGGCTCTACTTCTCCGTGTACCTCTTCACCTTCCTCGTGGGGCTCCCCCTCAACGTGATGGCCCTGGTGATCTTCGTGGGCAAGCTGCGGCGGCGCCCAGTGGCCGTGGACGTGCTCTTGCTCAACCTCACCCTCTCAGACCTGctcctgctgctcttcctgccgTTCCGCATGGTGGAGGCTGCCAATGACATGCGCTGGCCCCTGCCCTTCATCTTCTGTCCCCTCTCCGGATTCCTCTTCTTCACCACCATCTATCTGACCTCCCTCTTCCTGGCAGCTGTAAGCATCGAGCGCTTTCTGAGCGTGGCCTATCCGCTATGGTACAAGGCCCGGCCCAGGCCTGGACAGGCCGGCCTGGTCAGCGGGGCCTGCTGGCTCCTGGCCAGCGCTCACTGCAGCGTGGTCTACATCATCGAATTCTCAGGGAACTCCTCCTACAGCCAGACTATCAATAGCACTTGCTACTTGGAATTCCAGGAGAACCAGCTGGCTATTCTCCTGCCTGTCAGGCTGGAGATGGCTGTGGTCCTTTTTGGGGTGCCCCTGCTCATCACCAGCTACTGCTATGGCCACCTGATATGGGTGCTCAGCAAGGGAGCCAGCTACCGGAGGTGGAGGAGGGTGGTTGGGCTTGTGGCAGCCACCCTGCTCAACTTCCTCGTCTGCTTTGGGCCCTACAACGTGTCTCATGTCGTGGGCTACATCCAGGGTAAAAGCCCGGCGTGGAGAAGTTATGTGCTGCTTCTTAGCACCCTGAATTCCTGTGTTGACCCCCTTGTCTACTACTTCTCATCATCCGGATTCCAGGCTGACTTTCACGGGCTGCTGAGAAGGCTGACTGGGGGCTGGGGCCCTTGGAGGCAGGAGGGCAGCGTGAAGCTGAAGGAGAAGAATGAGGAG GGGCAGCCACAGGAGCTGTCCGACATAGAGAACAAGTAG